In Pseudoliparis swirei isolate HS2019 ecotype Mariana Trench chromosome 9, NWPU_hadal_v1, whole genome shotgun sequence, a genomic segment contains:
- the hck gene encoding tyrosine-protein kinase HCK: MGCVGSKQEQEALGKETAGDDQESQALAAHYVKDPTAAIAGTKASKMASNSNSSDGESVVMALFDYEAIHNGDLGFKKGDKLQILEESGEWWKAKLISSGQEGFIPSNYVAKDTLEAEEWFFKGVSRKDAERQLLAPGNKTGSFMIRDSETTKGSYSLSVRDGDPKVGDTVKHYKIRTLDNGGFYISPRNTFTTLQELVGHYKKQGDGLCQNLTSPCLSPKPEKPWEKDAWEIPRSSLKLEKKLGAGQFGEVWLATYMKHTKVAVKTMKPGTMSVEAFMAEANLMKSLQHDKLVRLNAVVTIEEPIYIITEFMEKGSLLDFLKSDEGNCVKLPKLIDFSAQTAEGMAYIEQRNYIHRDLRAANILVNKALVCKIADFGLARIIEDNEYTAREGAKFPIKWTAPEAINYGSFTIKSDVWSFGILLTEIISYGRTPYPGMTNPEVIRALEKGYRMQRQDSCPAELYEIMLECWKNKPEDRPTFDYLQSVLEDFYTATESQYQQQP, encoded by the exons ATGGGCTGTGTGGGCTccaagcaggagcaggaggctcTGGGCAAGGAGACGGCCGGCGACGACCAGGAGAGCCAGGCGCTGGCGGCGCACTACGTCAAAGACCCCACGGCGGCCATCGCCGGAACCAAGGCT AGCAAAATGGCGTCCAATTCAAACTCTTCAGACG GAGAGAGCGTCGTCATGGCGCTGTTCGACTACGAGGCCATCCACAACGGCGACCTCGGCTTCAAGAAGGGGGATAAGCTCCAGATCCTGGAGGA atcgGGGGAGTGGTGGAAGGCTAAGTTGATCAGCTCGGGTCAGGAGGGCTTCATCCCCAGTAACTACGTGGCCAAAGACACGCTGGAGGCCGAGGA GTGGTTCTTCAAGGGCGTGAGCAGGAAAGATGCCGAGAGGCAGCTGCTGGCCCCCGGGAACAAAACGGGCTCCTTCATGATCCGAGACAGCGAGACCACCAAGG GCAGCTACTCCTTGTCCGTGAGGGACGGCGACCCCAAGGTCGGCGACACGGTCAAACATTACAAGATCCGAACGCTGGACAACGGAGGATTCTACATCTCTCCGCGCAACACCTTCACCACCCTGCAGGAGCTGGTCGGCCATTACAAGA AGCAGGGAGATGGCCTCTGCCAGAACCTGACCAGCCCGTGCCTGAGCCCCAAaccggagaagccgtgggagaAAGACGCCTGGGAGATCCCCAGATCGTCGCTCAAGCTGGAGAAGAAGCTCGGCGCCGGCCAGTTCGGAGAAGTCTGGCTGG CCACGTACATGAAGCACACCAAGGTGGCGGTGAAGACCATGAAGCCCGGCACCATGTCGGTGGAGGCCTTCATGGCCGAGGCCAACCTGATGAAGAGCCTGCAGCACGACAAGCTGGTCCGCCTCAACGCCGTGGTCACCATCGAGGAGCCCATCTACATTATCACCGAGTTCATggagaaag GTAGTTTATTAGACTTCTTGAAGAGCGATGAGGGAAACTGCGTCAAGCTCCCAAAGCTCATCGACTTCTCCGCCCAG ACCGCCGAGGGTATGGCCTACATCGAGCAGAGGAACTACATCCACCGAGACCTCAGGGCGGCCAACATCCTGGTCAACAAGGCTCTGGTGTGCAAAATCGCCGACTTTGGCCTCGCCCGCATCATCGAAGACAACGAGTACACGGCCAGAGAAG GAGCCAAATTCCCCATCAAGTGGACGGCCCCTGAGGCCATCAACTACGGCTCTTTCACCATCAAATCTGACGTCTGGTCCTTCGGCATCTTGCTGACTGAGATCATCAGCTATGGACGCACGCCGTACCCGG GGATGACCAACCCGGAAGTGATCCGCGCCCTGGAGAAGGGCTACCGAATGCAGCGCCAGGACAGCTGTCCCGCCGAACTCTATGAAATCATGCTGGAGTGCTGGAAGAACAAGCCCGAGGACCGGCCCACCTTCGACTACCTGCAGAGCGTCCTGGAGGACTTCTACACCGCCACAGAGAGCCAGTACCAGCAGCAGCCATGA
- the rbbp8l gene encoding uncharacterized protein rbbp8l isoform X2: protein MECFNSMLLKLREVHEREVEGWQGKIQELANKKGCDTKRMEDLFSKNQQMKEQQRVLTENIKTLENRLRAGLCDRCTVTQEVAKRRQQEFESSQIQSIQHITLLAGEMNNLKQENKQLREELRSIRAALEKCSNSSSSTTTEVKPNSSPDLPPSPGPVALVSQATGRAGNQPADGSVAANNEADQRAEESEQRRLRGMNRSYFESYKPLSWRTEHGVTRLGERRAQCVDGPDQRCTIPPQALLLKTSSSLTGGEVNPSRHVLHAPVPCRPQPIKSSPVSFPWGVSESSDWVTAAAPGTSLLQPSAKSNLPRFPNLIPTSQHAASPLRQVFGSPWHKLSALQPHAKEPTVVFRLRSLQEHVETQTKPQEKKEVLVTKTERVSAEGLREAYDGPLDLSDRAKSKSSPWGRDDSPTSLHGGDRVHMSPDLDGKANLSSPGAVSSHSPVAPPSCSWTPGRPVKREQEESPSDHNHKVIKEPEQKEEGNGKTDQSNGKKVPVLTISLRPVVVLENLNSALQESFSSNGKVRSFLPPEQIPAPSPATEPASSSGEHGEEEGSVSGQEDNRGGKRKRASAETETDRDSETEHIQRERKMKISVRPEEKSTC from the exons ATGGAATGCTTCAACAGCATGCTCCTCAAACTGCGGGAGGTCCACGAGCGAGAAGTGGAGG GCTGGCAGGGGAAGATCCAGGAGCTGGCCAACAAGAAAGGCTG TGATACAAAGCGAATGGAGGACCTGTTTTCCAAAAACCAGCAGATGAAAGAACAGCAGCGAGTGCTCACCGAGAACATCAAGACCTTGGAGAACAG GCTGAGGGCGGGGCTGTGCGACCGCTGCACCGTGACTCAGGAGGTGGCCAAGAGGAGGCAGCAGGAATTTGAGTCCTCGCAGATCCAGAGCATCCAGCACATCACTCTGCTGG CGGGAGAGATGAACAACCTGAAGCAGGAGAACAAGCAACTCAGAGAGGAGCTGCGGAGCATCAGAGCAGCTCTGGA aaAATGctccaacagcagcagcagcaccaccacaGAGGTCAAACCAAACAGCTCCCCTGACCTCCCACCCTCACCTGGCCCCGTGGCCCTCGTCTCTCAGGCCACCGGCAGGGCCGGTAACCAGCCAGCAGATGGCAGCGTTGCAGCGAACAACGAGGCGGACcaacgagctgaag AAAGTGAACAAAGGCGCTTGAGAGGGATGAACAGAAGCTACTTT GAGTCGTACAAGCCTCTCTCCTGGAGGACGGAGCACGGTGTGACCCGTCTTGGAGAGAGGAG AGCCCAGTGTGTAGACGGACCGGACCAGCGCTGCACCATACCTCCTCAAGCTCTCCTTCTCAAGACCTCTTCTTCCTTGACTGGTGGAGAAGTGAACCCCAGCAGACATGTGCTCCACGCTCCCGTGCCCTGCCGTCCTCAGCCAATCAAGAGCAGCCCTGTCAGTTTCCCCTGGGGTGTATCCGAGTCCTCAGACTGGGTTACGGCGGCTGCTCCCGGGACCAGCTTGCTGCAACCGTCTGCCAAGTCAAACCTGCCGCGCTTTCCCAACCTGATCCCGACCAGCCAACACGCCGCCAGCCCCTTAAGGCAGGTGTTTGGGTCTCCTTGGCACAAGCTGAGCGCCCTTCAGCCCCACGCCAAAGAGCCCACCGTGGTGTTCAGGTTGAGAAGTCTGCAAGAGCACGTCGAGACTCAAACTAAGCCCCAAGAGAAAAAGGAAGTTCTGGTTACCAAAACGGAAAGGGTCTCCGCCGAAGGTCTAAGAGAGGCGTACGACGGGCCTCTGGACTTATCGGATCGAGCAAAGTCCAAATCCAGCCCGTGGGGAAGAGATGATTCGCCCACATCCTTACATGGTGGAGACAGAGTACACATGAGCCCAGACCTGGACGGGAAGGCAAATCTATCTTCACCTGGAGCGGTATCATCCCATTCTCCTGTCGCTCCTCCCTCGTGCTCCTGGACTCCTGGCCGACCGGTCAAACGAGAACAAGAAGAGTCTCCCAGTGACCACAACCACAAG GTAATCAAAGAGCcggagcagaaagaggagggCAACGGGAAGACCGACCAAAGCAACGGGAAGAAGGTGCCCGTCCTCACCATATCCTTACGGCCAG TTGTGGTGCTGGAGAACCTGAATTCTGCTCTACAAGAATCCTTCTCATCGAATGGCAAGGTGAGGTCCTTCCTGCCACCGGAGCAGATACCG GCGCCGTCACCGGCGACTGAGCCGGCGAGCAGCTCGGGCGAgcacggcgaggaggaggggagcgtGTCAGGACAAGAAGACAACCGCGGCGGCAAGAGGAAGAGGGCGTCGGCGGAGACGGAAACCGACCGAGACTCGGAAACAGAGC ACATCCagcgggagaggaagatgaagatctCAGTGAGACCTGAGGAGAAGAGCACTTGCTAA
- the rbbp8l gene encoding uncharacterized protein rbbp8l isoform X1 — protein MECFNSMLLKLREVHEREVEGVLSVPGWQGKIQELANKKGCDTKRMEDLFSKNQQMKEQQRVLTENIKTLENRLRAGLCDRCTVTQEVAKRRQQEFESSQIQSIQHITLLAGEMNNLKQENKQLREELRSIRAALEKCSNSSSSTTTEVKPNSSPDLPPSPGPVALVSQATGRAGNQPADGSVAANNEADQRAEESEQRRLRGMNRSYFESYKPLSWRTEHGVTRLGERRAQCVDGPDQRCTIPPQALLLKTSSSLTGGEVNPSRHVLHAPVPCRPQPIKSSPVSFPWGVSESSDWVTAAAPGTSLLQPSAKSNLPRFPNLIPTSQHAASPLRQVFGSPWHKLSALQPHAKEPTVVFRLRSLQEHVETQTKPQEKKEVLVTKTERVSAEGLREAYDGPLDLSDRAKSKSSPWGRDDSPTSLHGGDRVHMSPDLDGKANLSSPGAVSSHSPVAPPSCSWTPGRPVKREQEESPSDHNHKVIKEPEQKEEGNGKTDQSNGKKVPVLTISLRPVVVLENLNSALQESFSSNGKVRSFLPPEQIPAPSPATEPASSSGEHGEEEGSVSGQEDNRGGKRKRASAETETDRDSETEHIQRERKMKISVRPEEKSTC, from the exons ATGGAATGCTTCAACAGCATGCTCCTCAAACTGCGGGAGGTCCACGAGCGAGAAGTGGAGG GTGTGTTGTCGGTTCCAGGCTGGCAGGGGAAGATCCAGGAGCTGGCCAACAAGAAAGGCTG TGATACAAAGCGAATGGAGGACCTGTTTTCCAAAAACCAGCAGATGAAAGAACAGCAGCGAGTGCTCACCGAGAACATCAAGACCTTGGAGAACAG GCTGAGGGCGGGGCTGTGCGACCGCTGCACCGTGACTCAGGAGGTGGCCAAGAGGAGGCAGCAGGAATTTGAGTCCTCGCAGATCCAGAGCATCCAGCACATCACTCTGCTGG CGGGAGAGATGAACAACCTGAAGCAGGAGAACAAGCAACTCAGAGAGGAGCTGCGGAGCATCAGAGCAGCTCTGGA aaAATGctccaacagcagcagcagcaccaccacaGAGGTCAAACCAAACAGCTCCCCTGACCTCCCACCCTCACCTGGCCCCGTGGCCCTCGTCTCTCAGGCCACCGGCAGGGCCGGTAACCAGCCAGCAGATGGCAGCGTTGCAGCGAACAACGAGGCGGACcaacgagctgaag AAAGTGAACAAAGGCGCTTGAGAGGGATGAACAGAAGCTACTTT GAGTCGTACAAGCCTCTCTCCTGGAGGACGGAGCACGGTGTGACCCGTCTTGGAGAGAGGAG AGCCCAGTGTGTAGACGGACCGGACCAGCGCTGCACCATACCTCCTCAAGCTCTCCTTCTCAAGACCTCTTCTTCCTTGACTGGTGGAGAAGTGAACCCCAGCAGACATGTGCTCCACGCTCCCGTGCCCTGCCGTCCTCAGCCAATCAAGAGCAGCCCTGTCAGTTTCCCCTGGGGTGTATCCGAGTCCTCAGACTGGGTTACGGCGGCTGCTCCCGGGACCAGCTTGCTGCAACCGTCTGCCAAGTCAAACCTGCCGCGCTTTCCCAACCTGATCCCGACCAGCCAACACGCCGCCAGCCCCTTAAGGCAGGTGTTTGGGTCTCCTTGGCACAAGCTGAGCGCCCTTCAGCCCCACGCCAAAGAGCCCACCGTGGTGTTCAGGTTGAGAAGTCTGCAAGAGCACGTCGAGACTCAAACTAAGCCCCAAGAGAAAAAGGAAGTTCTGGTTACCAAAACGGAAAGGGTCTCCGCCGAAGGTCTAAGAGAGGCGTACGACGGGCCTCTGGACTTATCGGATCGAGCAAAGTCCAAATCCAGCCCGTGGGGAAGAGATGATTCGCCCACATCCTTACATGGTGGAGACAGAGTACACATGAGCCCAGACCTGGACGGGAAGGCAAATCTATCTTCACCTGGAGCGGTATCATCCCATTCTCCTGTCGCTCCTCCCTCGTGCTCCTGGACTCCTGGCCGACCGGTCAAACGAGAACAAGAAGAGTCTCCCAGTGACCACAACCACAAG GTAATCAAAGAGCcggagcagaaagaggagggCAACGGGAAGACCGACCAAAGCAACGGGAAGAAGGTGCCCGTCCTCACCATATCCTTACGGCCAG TTGTGGTGCTGGAGAACCTGAATTCTGCTCTACAAGAATCCTTCTCATCGAATGGCAAGGTGAGGTCCTTCCTGCCACCGGAGCAGATACCG GCGCCGTCACCGGCGACTGAGCCGGCGAGCAGCTCGGGCGAgcacggcgaggaggaggggagcgtGTCAGGACAAGAAGACAACCGCGGCGGCAAGAGGAAGAGGGCGTCGGCGGAGACGGAAACCGACCGAGACTCGGAAACAGAGC ACATCCagcgggagaggaagatgaagatctCAGTGAGACCTGAGGAGAAGAGCACTTGCTAA
- the rbbp8l gene encoding uncharacterized protein rbbp8l isoform X3, whose product MECFNSMLLKLREVHEREVEGVLSVPGWQGKIQELANKKGCDTKRMEDLFSKNQQMKEQQRVLTENIKTLENRLRAGLCDRCTVTQEVAKRRQQEFESSQIQSIQHITLLAGEMNNLKQENKQLREELRSIRAALEKCSNSSSSTTTEVKPNSSPDLPPSPGPVALVSQATGRAGNQPADGSVAANNEADQRAEESEQRRLRGMNRSYFESYKPLSWRTEHGVTRLGERRAQCVDGPDQRCTIPPQALLLKTSSSLTGGEVNPSRHVLHAPVPCRPQPIKSSPVSFPWGVSESSDWVTAAAPGTSLLQPSAKSNLPRFPNLIPTSQHAASPLRQVFGSPWHKLSALQPHAKEPTVVFRLRSLQEHVETQTKPQEKKEVLVTKTERVSAEGLREAYDGPLDLSDRAKSKSSPWGRDDSPTSLHGGDRVHMSPDLDGKANLSSPGAVSSHSPVAPPSCSWTPGRPVKREQEESPSDHNHKVIKEPEQKEEGNGKTDQSNGKKVPVLTISLRPVVVLENLNSALQESFSSNGKAPSPATEPASSSGEHGEEEGSVSGQEDNRGGKRKRASAETETDRDSETEHIQRERKMKISVRPEEKSTC is encoded by the exons ATGGAATGCTTCAACAGCATGCTCCTCAAACTGCGGGAGGTCCACGAGCGAGAAGTGGAGG GTGTGTTGTCGGTTCCAGGCTGGCAGGGGAAGATCCAGGAGCTGGCCAACAAGAAAGGCTG TGATACAAAGCGAATGGAGGACCTGTTTTCCAAAAACCAGCAGATGAAAGAACAGCAGCGAGTGCTCACCGAGAACATCAAGACCTTGGAGAACAG GCTGAGGGCGGGGCTGTGCGACCGCTGCACCGTGACTCAGGAGGTGGCCAAGAGGAGGCAGCAGGAATTTGAGTCCTCGCAGATCCAGAGCATCCAGCACATCACTCTGCTGG CGGGAGAGATGAACAACCTGAAGCAGGAGAACAAGCAACTCAGAGAGGAGCTGCGGAGCATCAGAGCAGCTCTGGA aaAATGctccaacagcagcagcagcaccaccacaGAGGTCAAACCAAACAGCTCCCCTGACCTCCCACCCTCACCTGGCCCCGTGGCCCTCGTCTCTCAGGCCACCGGCAGGGCCGGTAACCAGCCAGCAGATGGCAGCGTTGCAGCGAACAACGAGGCGGACcaacgagctgaag AAAGTGAACAAAGGCGCTTGAGAGGGATGAACAGAAGCTACTTT GAGTCGTACAAGCCTCTCTCCTGGAGGACGGAGCACGGTGTGACCCGTCTTGGAGAGAGGAG AGCCCAGTGTGTAGACGGACCGGACCAGCGCTGCACCATACCTCCTCAAGCTCTCCTTCTCAAGACCTCTTCTTCCTTGACTGGTGGAGAAGTGAACCCCAGCAGACATGTGCTCCACGCTCCCGTGCCCTGCCGTCCTCAGCCAATCAAGAGCAGCCCTGTCAGTTTCCCCTGGGGTGTATCCGAGTCCTCAGACTGGGTTACGGCGGCTGCTCCCGGGACCAGCTTGCTGCAACCGTCTGCCAAGTCAAACCTGCCGCGCTTTCCCAACCTGATCCCGACCAGCCAACACGCCGCCAGCCCCTTAAGGCAGGTGTTTGGGTCTCCTTGGCACAAGCTGAGCGCCCTTCAGCCCCACGCCAAAGAGCCCACCGTGGTGTTCAGGTTGAGAAGTCTGCAAGAGCACGTCGAGACTCAAACTAAGCCCCAAGAGAAAAAGGAAGTTCTGGTTACCAAAACGGAAAGGGTCTCCGCCGAAGGTCTAAGAGAGGCGTACGACGGGCCTCTGGACTTATCGGATCGAGCAAAGTCCAAATCCAGCCCGTGGGGAAGAGATGATTCGCCCACATCCTTACATGGTGGAGACAGAGTACACATGAGCCCAGACCTGGACGGGAAGGCAAATCTATCTTCACCTGGAGCGGTATCATCCCATTCTCCTGTCGCTCCTCCCTCGTGCTCCTGGACTCCTGGCCGACCGGTCAAACGAGAACAAGAAGAGTCTCCCAGTGACCACAACCACAAG GTAATCAAAGAGCcggagcagaaagaggagggCAACGGGAAGACCGACCAAAGCAACGGGAAGAAGGTGCCCGTCCTCACCATATCCTTACGGCCAG TTGTGGTGCTGGAGAACCTGAATTCTGCTCTACAAGAATCCTTCTCATCGAATGGCAAG GCGCCGTCACCGGCGACTGAGCCGGCGAGCAGCTCGGGCGAgcacggcgaggaggaggggagcgtGTCAGGACAAGAAGACAACCGCGGCGGCAAGAGGAAGAGGGCGTCGGCGGAGACGGAAACCGACCGAGACTCGGAAACAGAGC ACATCCagcgggagaggaagatgaagatctCAGTGAGACCTGAGGAGAAGAGCACTTGCTAA